The following are encoded together in the Strongyloides ratti genome assembly S_ratti_ED321, chromosome : 2 genome:
- a CDS encoding Vacuolar protein sorting-associated protein 26B, translating to MNLKIKMSFFGFGQSADIQIILNNEDKLRTTKVKLEDGRIEKRFLFYDGEPIEGEVVVKLKKANQKLEHYGIKIEFIGLIETFYDRNNQNEFISLKRDLATAGEILQQNTRFNFSFLNVEKPYESYIGNNVKLRYFLRVTIVKKFSDIVKELDIAVHTLSTYPERNTNIKMEVGIEDCLHIEFEYNNSRYHLKDVIVGKIYFLLVRIKIKYMEIAIVKQEVVGNGASTFRENETLAKYEIMDGSPVKGESIPIRLFLNGYDLTPTLKDVGKKFSVKYFLNLVLVDEEDRRYYKQHEITLWRKVDEELRKKNFTQNGGERITDSNPPIMETNSNDIKNNDDEILDDDEEDDSENPTSTL from the exons taaaaatg tcaTTTTTTGGGTTTGGTCAATCAGCAGATATACAAATAATACTCAACAATGAAGATAAACTTAGGACAACAAAAGTTAAACTTGAAGATGGAAGAATTGAAAAaagatttcttttttatgaTGGTGAACCTATTGAAGGTGAAGTTGtggtaaaattaaaaaaagctaATCAAAAATTGGAACATTATGGtattaaaattgaatttaTAGGATTAATAG aaactttttatgatagaaataatcaaaatgaatttatttcACTTAAACGTGATTTGGCAACAGCTGGTGAAATTCTACAACAAAATACACGGtttaattttagttttttaaatgttgaaAAGCCATATGAAAGTTATATAggaaataatgttaaattacGTTATTTTCTCAGGGTTactattgttaaaaaattttctgatATTGTTAAAGAATTAGATATTGCCGTTCATACTTTATCAACTTATCCAGAACGAAATACCAATATTAAGATGGAAGTCGGTATTGAAGATTGTCTTCATATagaatttgaatataataattcaag atatcatttaaaagatGTTATTGTtggtaaaatatattttctctTGGTacgtataaaaataaagtatatgGAAATAGCTATAGTAAAACAAGAAGTTGTAGGTAATGGTGCATCAACATTTCGTGAAAATGAAACATTAGCAAAATATGAAATAATGGATGGTTCTCCAGTTAAAGGAGAAAGTATTCCAATacgtttatttttaaacggATATGATTTAACACCAACATTAAAAGATGttggtaaaaaattttcagttaaatattttttaaatcttgtTCTAGTTGATGAAGAAGATAGAAGATACTACAAACAGCATGAAATAACTTTATGGAGAAAAGTAGATGAAgaattaagaaaaaagaattttactCAAAATGGTGGTGAAAGAATTACTGATAGTAATCCACCTATTATGGAAACTAATtctaatgatattaaaaataatgatgatgAGATATTAGATGATGATGAGGAAGATGATAGTGAAAATCCAACATCAACATTATAA
- a CDS encoding Gamma-aminobutyric acid A receptor/Glycine receptor alpha family and Neurotransmitter-gated ion-channel transmembrane domain and Neurotransmitter-gated ion-channel family and Neurotransmitter-gated ion-channel ligand-binding domain-containing protein produces the protein MNVIYKDTIFHLTTSNIPTIPVVINFLFPLFLILSNTKITGGHYIDDSQYDEIMKEVNRKKGRLKRDLNNNIENSAQFVNHYYLPSQRESHTNIVRPIPKPDEGCTINNDTLAKTVLEQIMLNYDRKNVPNAKGVDVQVDLIIQAMSSINENSASFTTDVLFSQIWEDKGLNFENITRCLPNLTLSHRTIDDIWLPNVCFQNSKSTYIHNSPTPNIFLLIYPNGTLWVNYRVKVEIPCELEMTTFPTDYQKCEATFESYSFNIGKVRLNWYETGVVLASTGKLPDYDLVRCSWQKNQFSYPAGQWDQLSATFYFRRAFGYYILQLYMPTYASVFISWIAFWLDPKCLPGRITLGVSALMALTFQYGNVARSLPKVSYVKALDVWIFACMGFIFFSLVELVIVGHVDKHYKGNDKKRYIEDTYDHTQGRKYSDVKKNSYLRMKHSLGESTNNLNNEMNDIRLRNMIWHQKTTTKSSKITSIEGTNSPDNNFNKINNTIPIPLLSNENGQLYSVGRLTIPSSSLKRLKRKRNLEIVDMNYGTKPSFIEKFTTWNSSEWTGEKVDKFCQFSFPIGFILFNCFYWIYYTTVSQKQFHAMVDEKSVIGNCALM, from the exons atgaatgtCATATACAAAGATacaatttttcatttaactACTTCAAATATACCAACTATACCTGtagttattaattttttatttccattatttttaatattatcaaatacaaaaataacgGGTGGACATTATATTGATGATAGTCAATATGACGAG ataaTGAAGGAagttaatagaaaaaaaggAAGACTTAAAAgagatttaaataataatatagaaaattCTGCTCAATTTGttaatcattattatttaccaAGTCAAAGAGAAAGTCATACAAATATTGTTAGACCTATACCAAAACCTGATGAAGGATGTactattaataatgatactCTTGCTAAg actGTACTTGAACAAATCATGTTAAATTATGATAGAAAAAATGTTCCAAATGCTAAGGGTGTTGATGTACAGGTTGATTTAATTATTCAGGCAATGTCAtctattaatgaaaattcaGCCAGTTTCACAACTGATGTTCTTTTTTCAC aaatttggGAAGATAAAGgattaaattttgaaaatattacaag atGTTTACCaaatttaactttatcaCATAGAACAATTGATGATATATGGTTACCTAATGTATGCTTCCAAAATAGTAAAAGTACATATATTCATAACTCACCAACaccaaatatttttcttcttaTTTATCCAAATGGAACATTATGGGTAAATTATAGAGTAAAA gTTGAAATACCATGTGAATTAGAAATGACAACTTTTCCAACTGATTATCAAAAATGTGAAGCAACATTTGAGTcatattcatttaatatagGTAAAGTTCGCCTTAATTGGTATGAAACTGGTGTTGTGTTAGCATCAACAGGAAAATTACCAGATTATGATTTGGTACGTTGTAGTTGGCAAAAAAATCAATTCTCCTATCCAGCAGGTCAATGGGATCAATTAAGTGCTACATTTTATTTTCGTAGAGCATTTGGTTATTATATTCTTCAATTATATATGCCAACATATGCCTCAGTATTCATAAGTTGGATAGCATTTTGGTTAGACCCTAAATGTCTTCCAGGAAGGATTACTCTTGGTGTTAGTGCATTAATGGCTTTAACATTTCAGTACGGTAATGTAGCAAGAAGTTTACCAAAAGTTTCTTATGTAAAAGCATTAGACGTTTGGATATTTGCTTGTATG GGCTTTATTTTCTTCTCATTAGTAGAATTGGTTATTGTTGGTCACGTTGATAAACATTATAAaggaaatgataaaaaaagatatattgaAGATACTTATGACCATACTCAGGGAAGAAAATATTctgatgttaaaaaaaattcatatttAAGAATGAAACATAGTTTAGGTGAATCAACAAATAATCTTAATAATGAAATGAATGATATAAGACTTCGAAATATGATATGGCATCAAAAAACTACTACAAAATCAAGTAAAATTACATCAATTGAAGGTACAAATTCACcagataataattttaataaaataaataatacaatacCAATAccattattatcaaatgaaAATGGACAATTATATTCAGTTGGAAGATTAACAATTCCTAGTAGTAGTTTAAAACGTTTAAAACGTAAACGTAATCTAGAAATTGTTGATATGAATTATGGTACAAAACCatcatttattgaaaaatttacaaCATGGAATTCTAGTGAATGGACTGGTGAAAAAGTAGATAAATTTTGTCAATTCTCATTTCCTATtggttttatattatttaattgtttctACTGGATATATTATACAACAGTATCACAAAAACAATTTCATGCTATGGTTGATGAGAAATCAGTTATTGGTAATTGTGCattaatgtaa